The Aliiroseovarius pelagivivens DNA segment GGTGAAGGCCAATGGGCTGCGCATCGCCGTGGCCTTTGGGGTGGCGATCAGCCTTGCGGTGGGGACGTTCCGCATCGTGACGGGCACGCCGCTCTATCAATACATGATCGTGGGCTATGTGATCGTCGTGATCCAGACGCTTATGGCGCCGCGCATGATCATTCCGCTGGCCTATGACAGCGGCGGGGTGACGACCTCGACCGTAACTGTGCCTTTGGTGGCGGCCCTTGGGTTGGGCCTTGCCAGCACCGTGCCGGGGCGCAGCCCCCTTCTGGACGGGTTTGGCCTGATCGCTCTGGCCAGCCTATTTCCCATGATTACCGTGATGGGCTATGCCCAAATCAGCAACTGGCTGTCGCGCCGAAGGGCCGACAAAGACAGCCAAGGAGAGAACCATGAAGTTTAAACTGATCATTGTGATGACACAGGATGAACTGACGGACACCGCCATCGAGGCCGCCCGCGAAAAGGGCGCAACCGGGTGTACCGTCATCACCTCGGCGCGAGGCGAAGGGTTGACCCCTGCCAAGACGTTTCTTGGCCTGACCGTGGACGGGCAGCGGGACGTGATCCTGTTTCTGGTCGAGGAACACCACAGCCGCCTGATTCTGGAAGGGATCGGCGCGGCCTGTCGATTTGATGAAGACCCCGGAACCGGGGTAGCATTCCAGTTGGACATTGAAGACGCCATTGGGCTGTCCGGTCAGATTGCCACGATCCAGCAGGAAATCAGCAAGGAGGACTTGTGATGGAAGACAACACGATGAAAGTGCGCGACGTGATGCAGGGTCAGATCTATATGATCAGTGGTCTTGCGACGGTGCGCGAAGCTGTCAGCGAAATGAAAGCCAAGGGCGTGACGGCGCTGGTGATCGAACGCCGTCACGAGGATGACGAATACGGCATCATCTCGATCGACATGATCGCCGAGCGGGCGATTGCGATGAACAAGTCTCTGGACCGCATGAATGTCTACGAGGTGATGGACAAGCCCGCCCTGACGGTGGCCGATCACATGGCGGTCAAATACGCGGTGCGTCTTTTGTCACGGCTGGATCACCGCCGCGCATTGGTGATCGAAGACGGCACCGCCTGCGGGCTGGTCACGTTGCGTGACATGGTGCTGAGCTATGCCGCCGAGCCTCAGGGATAGGACATTCGGCCTTCCGGGGATCCTAGGGTCCTGAGATACCCCAGAAACGAAAATGGCCGACGTATTCGCCGGCCATTTCTATATTCCATCTAAGCTGTATCGGCTTAGTTCGCGTTCATGCGGTCGTTATGCTCGCGCAGGGTGTCCGAGATGATGGCGTACCATTCACCCGATTCACGCATCTCGTTCAGACCTTTGTTCATCATTGCGACGTACTGGCGGCCAAACGGGTTGGTGCGGTGTACAAGGAATGCAAGCGACGACAGGGTGGAAACGAAGGGGTTTTCAACCAGATCGTTCTGGGTCAGGCCCATTTCGCTCATCGTGTCAGCGGCAAGCTGAACTTCGAACGACGCGGCGTCGGCGGTGCCGTTCAACACAGCATCCAGACATTCACGTGCGGTTTTGGGGCGAAGTACAGTCACGTTCGAAACGTTGATGCCTTGTTCCTCAAGGTCGATCATGCTCCAGCCATCCATACGGCAGACCGTTGCACCTTCGAATTCCGCGAAGGTGGTCGCGTTGACATACGAGCTTTCCGGCAGGGTGTAGAAGCCACGAACCGTGTCATAGACGGGGACAGTCGCGTAGAACTGCGTGCAGCGCGTGGTTGTCTCTTCCGACCACTCGTACGAGCGGTTGGTACAGTCAGGCATGGTCCATGCAATGGATACGTCGAACGCGCCAAGCGGCAGCAGCGTGCTGAGGTGTGCACCCCAGTCATCCACAAAGCTGACCGAGTAGTCGCGCGAGTTGCCAGCACGGTGAAGGCTGGTGGTGGCAATACGGGTCATGAAACCACCGCCATTCAGCGATTCGTCGGTGAAGGGCGCCCAGCCGTTGCCGGTAACCAGGCGGATGGGGGGCTCATAGGCGTTCGAACGACGGGTGGATTCAAAGCGGCTTTCTTCGGCTGCGATCACTTCCTGTGCGGAACGTCCGTCGGGCAGGCTGCCATCCTCACACGGAAGGGCCAGCACAAGACCCGGGTCAAGGTCGTTGGGGTTGGTCACGATGTTACGGTTCGCGTTGAAGATCGGCTGATAGTTCGAGGTGCCATAAGCCGTGATTGCGATCGTCGCCAGCGTGTCGCCGTCAGATACGGTATAGTTGGTACAGGCCTGCTGAGCGCTTGCCATACCAGCTGACAAAGCGACGGTGGCGGTCGTCGCGATTGCGAGCTTCTTCGCAGTTTGTTTAAACATTTCCTATCCTCCAGGTAGTCTTATCGGCCTGGAACGGCCTTAACTGTTGTCCATTTGGTGGCGCAGAGCGGTGGACACGATGTCCCGCCATTCGCCGGATTGTTGCATAATTTCCAGACCCCGATTCAGGATCTCAAGTACAGCTTCCCCATCGGGGTTGTTCACATGGGTCATCACGTTCAGACCCTTGATTGCCGCAAGGTTGGGGTTTTCGATAATCTCGTCCTGATAGCCAAGGCGGCTGATGGCCTCGACGGCAAGGTGCGCTTCGATCGCGACAATATCGACGGTGCCGTTGGCAACGGCATCGAAGCAGGCATCGGGATCGATGGGACGGACCAAAGTGATGGCCGGTTCGTACAGGCCAACGGCGTCCATA contains these protein-coding regions:
- a CDS encoding DUF1538 domain-containing protein, encoding MITILTDLLWTFLSVVRDVLPIAAVLLLFQLVILRKPIPHPKKVAVGMFYVLLGLALFLSGLEIALFPLGREMAAQLTDPAFLGIEPGAAVEWLDYYWVYIFAFAIGFATTIAEPSLIAVALKAQEASGGGVKANGLRIAVAFGVAISLAVGTFRIVTGTPLYQYMIVGYVIVVIQTLMAPRMIIPLAYDSGGVTTSTVTVPLVAALGLGLASTVPGRSPLLDGFGLIALASLFPMITVMGYAQISNWLSRRRADKDSQGENHEV
- a CDS encoding P-II family nitrogen regulator produces the protein MKFKLIIVMTQDELTDTAIEAAREKGATGCTVITSARGEGLTPAKTFLGLTVDGQRDVILFLVEEHHSRLILEGIGAACRFDEDPGTGVAFQLDIEDAIGLSGQIATIQQEISKEDL
- a CDS encoding CBS domain-containing protein, which encodes MEDNTMKVRDVMQGQIYMISGLATVREAVSEMKAKGVTALVIERRHEDDEYGIISIDMIAERAIAMNKSLDRMNVYEVMDKPALTVADHMAVKYAVRLLSRLDHRRALVIEDGTACGLVTLRDMVLSYAAEPQG
- a CDS encoding transporter substrate-binding domain-containing protein, whose product is MFKQTAKKLAIATTATVALSAGMASAQQACTNYTVSDGDTLATIAITAYGTSNYQPIFNANRNIVTNPNDLDPGLVLALPCEDGSLPDGRSAQEVIAAEESRFESTRRSNAYEPPIRLVTGNGWAPFTDESLNGGGFMTRIATTSLHRAGNSRDYSVSFVDDWGAHLSTLLPLGAFDVSIAWTMPDCTNRSYEWSEETTTRCTQFYATVPVYDTVRGFYTLPESSYVNATTFAEFEGATVCRMDGWSMIDLEEQGINVSNVTVLRPKTARECLDAVLNGTADAASFEVQLAADTMSEMGLTQNDLVENPFVSTLSSLAFLVHRTNPFGRQYVAMMNKGLNEMRESGEWYAIISDTLREHNDRMNAN